Sequence from the uncultured Draconibacterium sp. genome:
AAAAAGAATGCTTTTTTACCGATTGACGAGATTGGATCTGCTTTGCACCCCTTGTTGGTAATTCACTTCCTAAAGGAATTTTTGCAGAAGTCGAAACAGGCACAGTTACTTTTTACTACGCATAATATGTCTTTATTAAACGAAAAGGATATACTTCGTAAAGATGCAATCTGGTTTACCGAGAAAGGCGAAAATGGAGCAACGGATCTCTACTCACTGGCTAATTTTAATTTTAGAAAAGAGTTGTCGTTTTTTAATGCATATAAAATTGGGAAGTTTGGGGGGATTCCTGAATTGTAGCCTATGAGAAACATCGGAAAGAAATGGAATCTTCGAAAACGTTATGCAGTGCTTGGAGATGGTATAACAGAGCAATGGTACCTGCAACATTTAAAAGAATATAAAGGATATAGATATAAAGTTAGTCCTTCATTATTTGCCGATGTGGGTATCGAAAAAGAAGGAGGCATTATTGATGGTCTCTTGTCCGAAGGATACGACCAGGTTACTTATCTGACGGATTTTGATACCATTATTTCTCAGGGAAAACAGAAGCAGTTTGAGAAATTCATGCAAAAATATGGTAAGAAGAAGAATGTACTCATTTGCGAAACTATGCCTGCGATTGAACTGTGGTTCTTGCTGCATTTTACCTATACGACTCGTGAATTTCCGGATTGTAACCAGGTTGA
This genomic interval carries:
- a CDS encoding RloB family protein; this translates as MRNIGKKWNLRKRYAVLGDGITEQWYLQHLKEYKGYRYKVSPSLFADVGIEKEGGIIDGLLSEGYDQVTYLTDFDTIISQGKQKQFEKFMQKYGKKKNVLICETMPAIELWFLLHFTYTTREFPDCNQVEQ